Within Spinacia oleracea cultivar Varoflay chromosome 4, BTI_SOV_V1, whole genome shotgun sequence, the genomic segment ttaagaATTCGATGtatgcacaaactccaacaggcacacgagcacggcccacaagcaagcaggccatgcccgcagCAGGCTTGCAGCCCACACGCATCCTCGCAGCCCGCGTTGCTCACAGCCCGCGTTGCTCGCAgctttgctcgcagcccaagggcgcgctgggcctggccttgcgctgggccttgcgtgcctttggcttgctgtgttgcgcgctgggcttgctaggcgtgggcctggcttcgtgctgggccttcgtctagcaagctcgtccgatgcttatttcgtacgacgcgctttcgattaattttccgattccggaattcatttctgattcgaacaatatttaacatttccgattccggaattaatttccgtttcgaacaaatatttaatatttccgattccgaaattattttccgattccgataatatttccgattctgacaatatttccgtttccggcaatatttccgattacggcaataattccatttccgatagtattttccgatacgtaccatgtttccgtttccggcaacatctacgacttggataatatttataattccgatacgatccatatttccatttccggcaatatcatcgtttccagagtatccataatttgccttttgacgatttcagctcccactggaaccgagatccgttgattccgaatattcataaatggagtatttaattccattaaatacttgatccgttcacgtactatttgtgtgaccctacgggttcagtcaagagtaagatgtggattaatattattaattccacttgaactgaagcggcctctagctaggcatacagttcacttcatttcactgaattattaacttgtataattaatactgaaccgcatttattagacttagcattgaatgaataattggaccaagggcattatttccttcatgaccGAATTagcccgaacccgaaaataaatttttacaACCGGACCGACCCGTTTAACAAGTCTACTCTTAACCCATGCATAGACATTATTTCGAAAGTAACCAATGAGATCTCGGCTTAATGTTTACGTGCTTGTGTTATATACAAATTGTCTAAGGTTCAAAATCCTCCTCTCTATTTGTATCTTATATTGATTTTATGACACATTCATAAAAAACACATTATTTTGAAAGCAAGTTAAAAATAACAGGAAAAATTTAAGAATTTAGCACATCTCAAAACTcgcaataattacttttttcattaaaacttggaaaaattaatttaaataatctaACATTTGTGCCATTTACTTTTAATCATCCAACCTATCGATTATTATCCAATAATCTAACCTTTATACCCCATTCGCTTTTTTTTGCACTCAAATGACCGTTTACCGGCTAACAAGGTTACACCCTCTAACCTTgatagagaaaagaaaaaaataaattattgatCCCCTTTCATGcctaaattcaataattaatagaattttattttaaaaaggaacaaaattaaaagaaaaatatatatttttaaaataattatagtGGACTAATAGCAACATGCCACGTGGACGTATGGCCTATTGTACCGGGCGTTTTATCTGTTGGGCACAATAAAAAAGGATGAAGTATAAAGATtgaattattagataataataattgaaagattggattattaaaaaataaatctctcAAAGGTTTAATTATTAGAATGATTTATTCGGAAAAACTTTACAAAACATTCAAGAAAACTAAATTGCCAAAGAACAACCCTCTTAGGGTGTTTGGTACACATGTCAGAATGTATTGGAATAGAATGAACTCAGTCTTTTAACAATGGAATTTCTTACTAAGAATTTTCTAAATCAATTCACATGTAGGCCACGCCTCTTAAGAGTCTAAATTCATCTAATTTATAGTCAACTATAGATTATAGAGTTCATTTCACAATTGAACCAAATATTAGATTGGTACTGCGTATGGACcgtagtactacctccgttttgtaatagatgaattttttttttttttaacactatttattaactaactttgacaattattctttcacattatgtAAGAATAAAtatagtcaagtgagatcttgttaaattcgtgtTAATGcgaggattccaaatatcaagtttttataatttttacttacacgcaattagagatattaatgtccaaAGAAGCGTGTTGGAATATgtggaaaaaaaaatgatgcAAGTATTGTAAAACGGAGATAACACTACGTATGTAACGTATGTCATTTTGAATTCATTCCATACGAAATTTCCAATGGAGTGAACCATTCATTATCAAGCTGTACCATACTTGGTATAATTTATGTATCAATTTGTAGTTGATGCTTTGATGCTTTATTACATATTGACATgttattctttttattgtttgagCAGTTTACGGAGTACTTGGGAAGCACCGAGTCATGAACATACCAATTCATGCTACTCACGAATTTGTGAATTGAGATCCGCCTGCAGTCGTGCAACCAATGAACTCATTTTGGATAACTACAACAAAGATATTATGTCTTAATCATCTAATTactaaattagaatttataaaacGGCAAGTTTTAGTATATAAGGAAACCAAAtgttatgttataaacttataatgCATCACTTAATAGTAGAGAGTATTTCCTTAAAGAGCATATCAATTGTAAACATGGGTCTAGTCCGCATCCTTTGTTTGTCCAGTTTCCTTGTTTTTTCATCTTTTGTTATAGCATCCGCTAGCGAGTCAACCTCTTATACCCCGCCTTCTGAATACGAGGCTCCATCATACACCCCAACTCAAACCGATAGTCCATCAAATACACAGACTCCAGAATACAGTCCATCTCCAATGTACGAAACCCCAACATACTCTTCACCTGAGTATGAGACTCCAATATCCTCAGAAGCCCCAACATACTCTTCACCTGCGTACGAGACTCCAAAATCCTCAGAAACCCCAGAGTACAACGCCTCTCCTAAATCCGAGACCCCGTCATACACCCCAACTCCTGAATATAGTCCGTCTCCAAATTATGAAACCCCATCTTATAGTCCATCTCCTATGTATGAAACCCCATCATACACACCAACCCCATCTTACAACCCTTCACCTAAATATGAGACTCCAACATACACTGAAACCCCTGTCTATAGTCCATCTCCTATGTATGAAACCCCATCATACACACCAACCCCATCTTACAACCCTTCACCTAAATATGAGACTCCAACATACACTGAAACCCCTGTCTATAGTCCATCTCCTAAATATGAAACTCCATCATACACCCCAACCCCAACCCCAACTTACAACCCTTCCCCTATGTATGAGACTCCAACATACACTGAAACCCCTGTCTACAACCCATCTCCTAAATCTGAAACTCCATCATACACCCCAAGCCCATCTTACAGCCCTTCACCTATGTATGAGACAACCCCAGTCTACAACCCATCTCCTAAATTTGAAACTCCATCATACACCCCAACCTCATCTACCAACCCTTCACCTAAATATGAGACTCCATCATATATCCCTAGCCCCACATATAGTCCATCTCCAAAGTACGAATCTCCATCATACACCCCTACTTCCACATATAGCCCATCTCCTAAACCCGAGACCCCGTCTTATACACCAACCACATCTTACAACCCTTCACCTAAGTATGTGGCTCCATCATACACCCCCACTCCATCCTACAACCCTTCTCCAAAATCTGAAACCCCATCCTCATCTTACAACCCTTCACCTAATTATGAGACTCCGACATACACTAAAACCCAAACGTATAACTCATCTCCTAAGTCAGAGACTCCATCATACACCCCAACCTCAGTATATAACTCGTCTCCTAAATCTGAAACTCCGTCTTACAAACCTTCACCCGAATATGAGACTACAACTTACACTGAAACTCCAGTCTATAACTCTTCTCCTAAAATTGAGAACCCATCATACACTCCAACTTCTGAATATAGCTCCTCTCCTAAATCTGAAACTCCATCATACAACCCAACTCCATCTTATAGCCCATCACCTAAGTACGAAACCCAATCATACAACCCAACCCCATCTTACAAACCTTCTCCCAAGTATGACAACCCAACTTACACTCAAACCCCAATTTACAAACCATCTCCTAGCTACAAAACTCCATCAACCTATTCTCAAACATATGACAACAAAAATCATTACACTCACCAAAAGGCCTTGCCTACTATGTATGGTGTCCAAGGTGTTATCTATTGTACTTCATGCTATGACTTTACACCTATTGAAGGTATGGTTTTTTCTTCAAGGTTATACTTCATATttcatattattttttcaaaagcAATTAGATAAACACAATTAAATGTTGTTACCCTAAAATATATCAGTGATAATATTTAGTGATACTCATTTATATTTGTTGGATTTTGATAAAAAGCAGGGGCTGTAGCAACAATTTCTTGTGAATCAAAGGCTAAGTATGGACACAAGGCAGCTAAGTTCTCGATGTCGACCCCCAAGACAGACAAAAATGGTTACTTCTTAGCTACATTTACCCCTAAACAACTTGGTGCCCACTTAAAGCTATCCGATTGCAAAGTTTATCTTAAAAGCTCTCCGTCATATACTTGTAATGTTGCTACTAATGTGCACTTCGGAAGGACAGGAGCATCTCCTATCTATTCAGAACATCTTGTTGGGTACCAAAATGCGTACACCTTAGAGTTGTACTCTGTTCCCCTTTTCGCCTACACCTCATATGCAAAATGTGAAAACTATCCAACTTACACTCCAAAATCAAGCTACAAGACTCCAACTTATAGTCCAAAACCAAGCTATGAGGCTTCATCATACACTTCACCTGCATCTTATACCCCTAAATCTGGTGACAAGGTAGAACCATGCACCCCACCTGCCTACACCCCTGAGTCTAATGACAAGGCTCCAGCATACACCAAAAAGGCTTACACTCCAAGTTACTAATCCAAAGTCAACTTACGTTATATATGAAGCTTCAAAGTTATGTACACGAATTAAGAAAATGTATGTTATGATGTAATTCTTTTTCCACTATTTACTATCCTAAATTAAATCTATATTGGCCACTATTGTCGTGCCATTTGTATTGCAGAGAAACATTATAATATCTATATACGAAGTATCTATAACCTTTTAAAAGCTAGGAGTTGTGTTTTACTATTCATGCAATagtaaagtacctgaaaagccCTTAACTTCTTTACCATATATCATTTTTGCCTCTTAACTCCTCATATCTATGTAGACGGTTTTTCTCTCCTCACTTCTAGGTTCTTCGTGATTTCCTATCTCCTTCTCGCGGCTTTGCTCTCCATGTTCTTGTATTGTAAGTTCTTCAATCTGTCATTCTTCTCGTTTGTGTTTCTCCTCTCTTCAACATCAACAACTTTCCTAACTAttcttatttttgttgttgatttttgcAGTCTTCACTTTCCTGGATTCGGATGAGGTGAGTATCATTATTTAGGGTTTAATTCTTCTTTTTTTcggaaaaaaaatgaatttgcAGCAGCTATTTAGTATTTACCTCCGTTTGTTGATTGTATTTATTCATTTTCCGtggattttttgtcattttatcAAATGTTTTTGTCTTCTACCTTGATTTCTGTGGTAAGtttgtgtttttctttattGTGAAATTGAATGATTGATTTTTTAGGAGAAAATTCGTTTTGATTTCTTCTTGGGTTTAGTTTGTTGAGTTTACATTTTTGCTTTAACCTAGGCTATGACTCTTTCAATTTATCattatatatactccctctgtcccggaatacttgacctgttttccttatcgggccgtcccttaatacttgacctgtttctaaaaatggaaatattctaacaatattatattatttctcactccacccctattaatccacctacccctactccatacaaaaaataattaaaaattcaacccctactctcccccaaccccacctcttaacccacctcccactaactacattaaaataataccccactatcaactactacctattaaattaaataagtcaattcaagtctcttaaactctgtgccggtcaaaccgggtcgagtattccgggacggagggagtagttgtaCTGGCTCACTCCTTTCTTTTTGTAATATTCAGTTTGCAACAATGGAGATATACAACTCCCAGTCGATTCCTCTACAACATTAACTCAACGGGGCTTTATGTGTTAATTTCCCATCTTGATTTGTATGGGTATTCTATATAATCCCGATTGATtaattttattcgagttttatTTGTATAAGCTTTTGAAATAGAGTTAGATTTTAATCCTGAGGTATTGGGTAGCAATAATAAATGGAAATGGTTGAAGATCAGTTTGGGTTTTAGGTGCTATTTTCATAATCATGTGAGTAGATAGTATtcaaatttgtttgattttgatggCTGATCTCTCAACTACTCAACTGCATTGTTTAATTTGATGTGATTGATTATTTGTTATTACAAACTTAGTGACTTTCCAGTTTTTttattagaaatgtattttacaCACCTAAGAGAGATTTGGAATTTGTTTCAATTGGATCCATCAATCGGTTTCTTCTATGATCTGGTTTCATTTGAATGATATTCAAAATCATAGGCTAGATTGTGTTGGTTATTCAAACCTCTAGATTTTAGTTGTTATATAGGATAATTATTTATTCTATGGTGTGGAACTTTAGTCATGAGTTAGATGTTGTAACTTGATGCTTCTTGTTGTTGCTATATTGAAATGTTGTTGGCTACTCTTTATTCTAGCAGTTCTCGGTACGGGTGGATGAACATCTAACATGTTTCTTTTATATAGGCATATTTGCTTGCTACAACATTTTTTTCAACCATGAATCACCAAGAAGGGGAGAGACCTTTTTGACTCAGAAGATCACTCGTGTTGTTAGCAGGATCAAGATCGGGCCTCAGATCAAGCTTTTCTTGGTAATTTGCAAGCATCAAGGGATTGGTTATTCACGGGAGACTATGTTGAAGCAATGTGGTTGATGCTTCAACAGGAAAATCCTGATGACTATGTGGTTGCCACTGAGGAGTCCCATAGCGCTGAGGAGTTTCTGGATGAGATTAAGAGCAGGTAATATCCGAAAAGTTCTATGAAGTGGCAAGTGCTCGAGTTTATAAATTTGTACAATTGTACTACATAATAGTTGTTAAATGTAGGATTAGAATAAATATAACGAGGGAGTGTTTGTATTAATGATTTTCATATGAATTTGAAGGGAGTTCAAGGAGAAGAACGAAGTGGATAAGGTGGTGCTCTGAACAACAACCACATAGAGGTATGGCAATGTTGTAGTGGGGTTGATTGGGTTCACAGAGAGCATGATCAAATCGTGCAGGGTCATGTTTTTATTAGCTAAACTGGTTGTATGACCCGTATCTTGCAGTATAGTAACACTATGTATGCATGGCTAACATGGGTTGTGTTACATATTTTGAAGGGCGAATAATGCTCGTGTCAGTCGGGGAATCCTATCGACGATTGCTGGAGGTGTGACGAGAACTAGGATAAAAACCAGCAGCAATTGGCAAACTGTTCCATCGGATTTGGTAAGAATTCTATGGGAGGTAAAAAGGGCAAAATCTACGTGTTAGATGATCCGAGTGCGGATGCTGTCAACCCAAAAATCGGCACATTAACGTACGGGGTAAGCCAAGACGAACCGTTGTGGATAGTTTTCGCTACTGATATGGTGATCAAGCTGCAACAGAAGTTGATGACCAGATCTCTCAAGACCATAGATGGAAGAGGAACTGATGTGCACATTGCTGAGGGATCCTGCTTCgtctatgaaggaaataatgcccttggtccaagtatgcattctatgttaagtctaataaatgcggttcagtattaattaacaagttaataattcagtgagatcaagtgagctgaatgcctagctagaggccgcttcagttcaagtggaattaatgatattaatccacagcttactcttgactgaacccgtagggtcacacaaatagtacgtaaacggatcaagtatttaatggcattaaatactccatctatgaatattcggaaccgacggatcttggtttcagtgggagctaagatcgtcacaggcaagaaatgaatactccggaaacgatgatattgccggaaacggaaatatggatcgtatcggaaatatgaatattatccaagtcgtagatgttgccggaaacggaaacatggtacgtatcggaaaatattattggaaatggaaatattaccagaatcggaaatattgccggaaacggaaatattgtcggaatcggaaatattaccggaatcggaaaataattccggaaacggaaatattaaatatttgttcgaaacggaaattaattccggaatcgaaaatattaaatattgctcgtatcggaaataaattccggaactggaaatttaatcggaagcgtatcgtacgaattagcatcggacgaggcctgccggacgaaggcccagcacgaagccgggccatcgcccagcaagcacgcacgccacaagcccagccaaggcagcgcccaggcctaccgcaaggcaggcccagcgcgcgccaaggccacggatgcgtgggccgcgctgcgtgggctgctgctcgcacgcgcatgggcagcccttgtggctgccgtgtgtgtgtgagtttgtgctcatgcgtgattcctaaatctacaagagtcagtgtatgattaaatttctattcctaattggataaattaattaaatagaattcatgtaggattctaatttcaattaattcgtatcctactaggattacgattccttttccataactctataaataaaggcctaggggtcattatttatataacaagttttaagtattcaaaactaagatttttaagcagaaaaatcagccaatattcttgcctacctaaccgaaaatattagaaccttaagggcgattctagttggtcaatcttaaggcggatccggacgtgctgtggactatctacggagggacgacacttggagtcctaaagacttgttcttgttcggttcgggcgcagctagggaaggcacgcaacaaagagtatgcatctaaactatgctaaatgattatgtgtaaataatatgtttcctggctttatggtttttccgcatgatttatgaactgtcatatgaatcataacctaacagtggtatcacgagccccttattattttcataatctaaattgcatgaacatggttaaatattacaaatttgcaagaattaaaaggggtgattaattttcgtaattgttaattaattgcaaattgcgtttatttaattatacgtacgcagtttttcggcagtttcttcgttactcatccgaattgagtgatttttgtgtcaattccgcatgtaaaaggcattctaaaattttgacaaaaatagtatttttctgccgaacccagaattctcaaattcgaagcctaactatgacttttcgaaggttttagtttttcgaatgcaaaatttcgtaaatttaagatgttaaattaaatatttgcgattcttgttgataaatcttgaatttttgattgacctactgcatatgtttaacaagtttgaatgcctagtcttgttaattatgcaatctaatttgtaattatgattaatttgttgaaaattagaataatttagaattaatttgattttcataattaattgtaatttaattagaaacctatgattaaaaaccaccataaaaattgtaaatttatgataaattttaaatttttatgacctagacttgaatccataacaatcggaaatcaattggataataaattttcgattttttcgccctaaaattatgaaattaataatatttattaatttgtcattaattttaaatataaattttaaattttttatgcgattcgttcatataacttgcacgcacgaagcaatggacgcttcgtgttacccttaaggggtgctgtataatgcgggcatgcgacgacgagcaagggagctcgtcgcccgtgcggcacgaatgcaatgagcaagggcgtagtgcacgagcacaaggcagcagccctgccttgtgtcgtgtgccacgagcaatgaacgaatgggcatgggcgaagggcgagccaaggcagtcgcgtgtgggcagcaagcgagctgcgccacaacgcgcgctgcctcgcacaagagcgcgcagcctcgcgcgcagcgagcgcaagctcgcgtgccacgagcgctgcgcccagcattactcgcgcgcacagcgcgcgatgtcgcccgcccagcgagcgatgtcgcgccccagcgagcgatggctcgcgcgcacagcgagcgatgtcgcgcgcccagcgagcgatgtcgcgcgcccagcgagcgatgtcgcgcgcccagcgagcgatggctcgcgcgcccagcgagcgatgtcgcgcgcgcgcactgcgagctatagctcgcgtgcgatgagcgctggcgcgcgcagcgagcaccaatgcgtgcggaggcttgcgatagggaagcagcagctatgcgacgagcgcatgggctgcgcgcacatggccagcaatggctgtgtgcgtacggcccatgggcgtgcaacgcgtagggtgtttgcgttacgattagatcgttttgaatgtttaatttgaaaatttcagttcacgtaattttaattaattttaaaattaataatttgaattattttcttggattttaaattttgaatattataattataataaatgttatttattctaattattttactaaaattaaaatcatgaattaatttaaatacgactgaaattaaattaaatttttggattcaattataaattgatatgagctttaaattttaattaaatttgtatgtttccggttggactagaaatacatttttatgtttaaaattggtaaagcatatgaatttattggtttaagtgggagcgctttttagtcataaactcttgattaggtctacaaatccttaaggttaaaacaacttgattagaattaataaggactgaataattggtagattattggtgcccttgattaattgctgcaaatgtttacgtgatgcataatgtgttttactaaccagctatgtgggccattcatgataatgaatgggtgaatggtatatattgtatatgtactgttttgcaggttatgaagtgactagtatggcccaaataggatagaaaatatggtctgcgtaccattaatttgaatgtaattggtctaaagtaccaaagttatttttcaattcaaatatggtctgcgaaccatcaaatagttgtaattagttatagcttatcctatttgaagaaaatggtgcctcccacggagattttcaagacagactttgaagtcaaagcttcaagatgaagtcgggccatactagatcacaaatatcttatgcatgttttaagttatttattgttttaaatatgtcttagaatgcatgagatcaaaagcttgattatgttgcatgattaaggattttagttcacttaaaatctaaccaacatagtaagagccttaagttccaaacttaaaaattgagttaaaaggtgccatgccaaaatatacacttgcttggatatcctttacatcaatctagtaatagttttcgctcagcgaggtgttacttattggtcctaaaggggcaaggtacacaaataattgtgagtacatgttagttttggtgaaactcaacgatataagtaaggagtccttttatgtcgtggcaaaatcgataggtttacctaataagttcttagacgtacctatcaaccaagagtagtttctagactattagcaaaaggcttttgcttacctaagatgttttaggattaagtcgacaaactgtgcttagttcttcaatgattttaggatcttggaatcattttattcacacctgccggaacaataaattcgaataaaatgctaataacttgttgaaattgcatgattgctttaattttcaagtt encodes:
- the LOC110783870 gene encoding uncharacterized protein; translated protein: MGLVRILCLSSFLVFSSFVIASASESTSYTPPSEYEAPSYTPTQTDSPSNTQTPEYSPSPMYETPTYSSPEYETPISSEAPTYSSPAYETPKSSETPEYNASPKSETPSYTPTPEYSPSPNYETPSYSPSPMYETPSYTPTPSYNPSPKYETPTYTETPVYSPSPMYETPSYTPTPSYNPSPKYETPTYTETPVYSPSPKYETPSYTPTPTPTYNPSPMYETPTYTETPVYNPSPKSETPSYTPSPSYSPSPMYETTPVYNPSPKFETPSYTPTSSTNPSPKYETPSYIPSPTYSPSPKYESPSYTPTSTYSPSPKPETPSYTPTTSYNPSPKYVAPSYTPTPSYNPSPKSETPSSSYNPSPNYETPTYTKTQTYNSSPKSETPSYTPTSVYNSSPKSETPSYKPSPEYETTTYTETPVYNSSPKIENPSYTPTSEYSSSPKSETPSYNPTPSYSPSPKYETQSYNPTPSYKPSPKYDNPTYTQTPIYKPSPSYKTPSTYSQTYDNKNHYTHQKALPTMYGVQGVIYCTSCYDFTPIEGAVATISCESKAKYGHKAAKFSMSTPKTDKNGYFLATFTPKQLGAHLKLSDCKVYLKSSPSYTCNVATNVHFGRTGASPIYSEHLVGYQNAYTLELYSVPLFAYTSYAKCENYPTYTPKSSYKTPTYSPKPSYEASSYTSPASYTPKSGDKVEPCTPPAYTPESNDKAPAYTKKAYTPSY